A DNA window from Iodobacter ciconiae contains the following coding sequences:
- a CDS encoding ABC transporter ATP-binding protein, whose product MSAIVFDSVAKQFGDFHALKGVSFTIEQGDFFALLGPNGAGKTTLISALAGLSRPTSGRIEVMGFDVQKNYREARRAVGIVPQELVFDPFFTVRETLTFQSGYFGLRNNGDWIDEILANLGLTDKADTNMRALSGGMKRRVMVAQALVHRPPVIVLDEPTAGVDVELRKTLWDFIRRLNNDGHTIVLTTHYLEEAETLCNRIAMLKKGELISLENKDTLMSRGAARELFIKIQPAQLPASLAPLLICERDHGFELKLADCKDLEAILTELRNNSVQLRDIEVGKADLETIFVDMMSAS is encoded by the coding sequence TTGAGCGCAATTGTTTTTGATTCCGTCGCCAAACAGTTTGGCGATTTCCACGCCCTGAAAGGTGTGAGCTTTACCATCGAGCAGGGTGATTTTTTTGCCCTGCTCGGTCCCAATGGTGCGGGCAAAACCACACTAATTTCCGCTCTGGCTGGCTTATCGCGCCCCACGAGCGGGCGGATTGAAGTGATGGGCTTTGATGTCCAGAAAAACTACCGTGAAGCTCGCCGCGCAGTAGGCATCGTACCGCAGGAGCTGGTATTCGATCCCTTTTTTACCGTACGTGAAACACTGACATTTCAATCAGGCTATTTTGGTCTGCGCAATAATGGCGACTGGATCGACGAGATCCTTGCCAATCTGGGCCTTACCGATAAAGCCGACACCAATATGCGGGCTCTGTCCGGAGGGATGAAACGCCGGGTAATGGTAGCCCAAGCCCTGGTGCACCGCCCCCCTGTCATTGTGCTGGATGAACCCACTGCCGGTGTGGATGTTGAGCTGCGTAAAACACTGTGGGATTTTATCCGCCGCCTCAATAATGACGGCCACACCATTGTGCTGACTACACATTATTTGGAAGAAGCCGAAACCCTGTGTAATCGCATCGCCATGCTAAAAAAAGGTGAGCTGATTTCACTGGAAAACAAAGACACGCTAATGAGCCGTGGTGCGGCACGCGAGCTCTTTATCAAGATCCAGCCTGCCCAACTCCCCGCATCACTCGCGCCACTGCTAATTTGTGAGCGCGACCATGGCTTTGAGCTCAAGCTGGCCGATTGCAAAGATCTGGAAGCCATTCTGACCGAGCTAAGAAACA